In one window of Procambarus clarkii isolate CNS0578487 chromosome 63, FALCON_Pclarkii_2.0, whole genome shotgun sequence DNA:
- the LOC138354547 gene encoding mucin-5AC-like, which yields MGRTDDYVTQWPQPSVVSTLSGLNPQWSQPSVVSTFSGLNPQWPQPSVASTLSGLNPQWSQPSVVSTLSGLNPQWSQPSVASTVSGLNPQWSQPSVVSTLSGLNPQWPQPGLNVQWSQPSVVSTLSGLNPQWPQPSVVSTLSGLNVQWSQPSVASTVSGLNPQWSQPSVVSTLSGLNPQWSQPSVVSTLSGLNPQWSQPSVASTVSGLNPQWSQRSVVSTVSGLNRQWSQPSVASTVSGLNRQWSQPSVVSTLSGLNRQWSQPSVVSTVSGLNRQWSQPSVASTVSGLNRQWSQPSVVSTLSGLNPQWSQPGLNPQWSQPSVVSTFSGLNPQWSQRSVASTLSGLNVQWPQPSVVSTVSGLNRQWSQPSVVSTLSGLNPQWSQPSVASTVSGLNPQWSQPSVVSTLSGLNPQWPQPSVVSTFSGLNVQWSQRSVASTVSGLNPQWSQPSVVSTLSGLNPQWSQPSVVSTLSGLSPHWSQPSVASTVSGLNPQWSQPSVVSTLSGLNPQWSQPSVVSTLSGLNPQWSQRSVVSTFSGLNPQWSQRSVVSTLSGLNVQWPQPSVVSTVSGLNPQWSQRSVVSTLSGLNVQWPQPSVVSTLSGLNPQWSQRSVVSTVSGLNVQWPQPSVVSTVSGLSPQWSQPSVVSTLSGLNPQWPQPSVVSTLSGLNPQWSQRSVASTLSGLNVQWPQPSVVSTLSGLNVQWPQPSVVSTFSGLNPQWPQPSVVSTFSGLNPLWGRGDTIASDAINTRGSDAIASDAINTRGSDAIASDAINTRGSDAIASDAINTRGSDAIARDAINTRGSDAIARDAINTRGSDAIANDAINTRGSDAIASDAINTRGSDAIARDAINTRGSDAIASDAINTRGSDAIASDAINTRGSDAIASDAINTRGSDAIARDAINTRGSDAIASDAINTRGSDAIARDAINTRGSDAIARDAINTRGSDAIARDAINTRGSDAIARDAINTRGSDAIARDDTRVVARASWESRVSLSHQLSLTLPALPEFISNNISSSHFEFFCLLVIMTNFDKKVGGCRTKNKELQHTALLVTSMNFKNLSTAITSAITSAITSAITSALTSAITSALTSAITSALTSAITSALTSAITSAITSAITSAITSAITSAITSAITSALTSAITSAITSAITSAITSAITSAITSAITSAITSAITAPLSSVTANTYLLAWSTYNTNTLIIYTLVITNNKI from the exons ATGGGGCGCACAGATGATTACGTCACACAG tggcctcaaccctcagtggtctcaaccctcagtggtctcaaccctcagtggtctcaaccgTCAGTGGTCTCAACGttcagtggtctcaaccctcagtggcctcaaccctcagtggcctcaaccctcagtggcctcaaccctcagtggtctcaaccctcagtggtctcaaccctcagtggtctcaaccctcagtggtctcaaccctcagtggcCTCAACCgtcagtggtctcaaccctcagtggtctcaaccctcagtggtctcaaccctcagtggtctcaaccctcagtggcCTCAACC tggtctcaacgttcagtggtctcaaccctcagtggtctcaaccctcagtggtctcaaccctcagtggcCTCAACCgtcagtggtctcaaccctcagtggtctcaacgttcagtggtctcaaccctcagtggcCTCAACCGTCAGTGGcctcaaccctcagtggtctcaaccctcagtggtctcaaccctcagtggtctcaaccctcagtggtctcaaccgtcagtggtctcaaccctcagtggtctcaaccctcagtggtctcaaccctcagtggcCTCAACCgtcagtggtctcaaccctcagtggtctcaacgTTCAGTGGTCTCAACCGTCAGTGGTCTCAACCgtcagtggtctcaaccctcagtggcCTCAACCGTCAGTGGCCTCAACCgtcagtggtctcaaccctcagtggtctcaaccctcagtggtctcaaccgTCAGTGGTCTCAACCGTCAGTGGTCTCAACCGTCAGTGGTCTCAACCGTCAGTGGTCTCAACCGTCAGTGGCCTCAACCGTCAGTGGTCTCAACCGTCAGTGGTCTCAACCgtcagtggtctcaaccctcagtggtctcaaccctcagtggtctcaacc tggtctcaaccctcagtggtctcaaccctcagtggtctcaacgTTCAGTGGcctcaaccctcagtggtctcaacgTTCAGTGGcctcaaccctcagtggtctcaacgTTCAGTGGcctcaaccctcagtggtctcaaccgtcagtggtctcaaccgtcagtggtctcaaccgtcagtggtctcaaccctcagtggtctcaaccctcagtggtctcaaccctcagtggcCTCAACCgtcagtggtctcaaccctcagtggtctcaaccctcagtggtctcaaccctcagtggtctcaaccctcagtggcctcaaccctcagtggtctcaacgTTCAGTGGTCTCAACGTTCAGTGGTCTCAACGTTCAGTGGCCTCAACCgtcagtggtctcaaccctcagtggtctcaaccgtcagtggtctcaaccctcagtggtctcaaccctcagtggtctcaaccctcagtggtctcaaccctcagtggtctcagCCCTCATtggtctcaaccctcagtggcCTCAACCgtcagtggtctcaaccctcagtggtctcaaccctcagtggtctcaaccctcagtggtctcaaccctcagtggtctcaaccctcagtggtctcaaccctcagtggtctcaaccctcagtggtctcaacgTTCAGTGGTCTCAACGttcagtggtctcaaccctcagtggtctcaacgTTCAGTGGTCTCAACCCTTAGTGGTCTCAACGTTCAGTGGcctcaaccctcagtggtctcaaccgtcagtggtctcaaccctcagtggtctcaacgttcagtggtctcaaccctcagtggtctcaacgTTCAGTGGcctcaaccctcagtggtctcaaccctcagtggtctcaaccctcagtggtctcaacgTTCAGTGGTCTCAACCGTCAGTGGTCTCAACGTTCAGTGGCCTCAACCGTCAGTGGTCTCAACCGTCAGTGGTCTCAgccctcagtggtctcaaccctcagtggtctcaaccctcagtggtctcaaccctcagtggcctcaaccctcagtggtctcaaccctcagtggtctcaaccctcagtggtctcaacgTTCAGTGGcctcaaccctcagtggtctcaacgTTCAGTGGcctcaaccctcagtggtctcaaccctcagtggtctcaacgTTCAGTGGcctcaaccctcagtggtctcaacgTTCAGTGGCCTCAACCCTCAGTGGcctcaaccctcagtggtctcaacgTTCAGTGGCCTCAACCCTCTGTG GGGGCGTGGAGACACCATTGCTAGCGACGCTATCAACACGAGAGGTAGCGACGCCATTGCTAGCGACGCTATCAACACGAGAGGTAGCGACGCCATTGCTAGCGACGCTATCAACACGAGAGGTAGCGACGCCATTGCTAGCGACGCTATCAACACGAGAGGTAGCGACGCCATTGCTAGAGACGCTATCAACACGAGAGGTAGCGACGCCATTGCTAGAGACGCTATCAACACGAGAGGTAGCGACGCCATTGCTAACGACGCTATCAACACGAGAGGTAGCGACGCCATTGCTAGCGACGCTATCAACACGAGAGGTAGCGACGCCATTGCTAGAGACGCTATCAACACGAGAGGTAGCGACGCCATTGCTAGCGACGCTATCAACACGAGAGGTAGCGACGCCATTGCTAGCGACGCTATCAACACGAGAGGTAGCGACGCCATTGCTAGCGACGCTATCAACACGAGAGGTAGCGACGCCATTGCTAGAGACGCTATCAACACGAGAGGTAGCGACGCCATTGCTAGCGACGCTATCAACACGAGAGGTAGCGACGCCATTGCTAGAGACGCTATCAACACGAGAGGTAGCGACGCCATTGCTAGAGACGCTATCAACACGAGAGGTAGCGACGCCATTGCTAGAGACGCTATCAACACGAGAGGTAGCGACGCCATTGCTAGAGACGCTATCAACACGAGAGGTAGCGACGCCATTGCTAGAGACGACACCAGAGTTGTGGCACGAGCGTCCTGGGAGAG CCgtgtctcactctcccaccagctctcactcactctcccagcccTGCCTGAGTTCATCTCTAACAACATTAGCAGCTCTCACTTCGAGTTTTTCTGCCTCTTGGTTATCATGACTAATTTTGATAAGAAAGTTGGAGGTTGTCG AACAAAGAACAAAGAGCTTCAACACACAGCTCTACTAGTCACATCAATGAACTTCAAGAACTTAAGCACAGCTATCACATCAGCTATCACATCAGCTATCACATCAGCCATCACCTCAGCTCTCACATCAGCTATCACATCAGCTCTCACATCAGCTATCACATCAGCTCTCACATCAGCTATCACATCAGCTCTCACATCAGCTATCACATCAGCTATCACATCAGCCATCACCTCAGCTATCACATCAGCTATCACATCAGCCATCACATCAGCTATCACATCAGCTCTCACATCAGCTATCACATCAGCTATCACATCAGCTATCACATCAGCTATCACATCAGCCATCACATCAGCTATCACATCAGCTATCACATCAGCCATCACCTCAGCTATCACCGCACCTCTCTCATCAGTAACGGCTAATACCTATCTGTTAGCCTGGTCCACTTACAACACCAATACTcttataatatatacattagtaataactaacaaCAAAATATAG